In Chloroflexota bacterium, a single window of DNA contains:
- a CDS encoding peptidylprolyl isomerase → MSGKKRAAPGIPRGFSRLERERESHRLILFLGALTIASILGVVAFGYYDSHIAIRTEPVARLEHRVLTAGELARRLALAHQQGLATNQLAYYAPAILDEMVNDELVREEASRRGLEASPEDIDQALRESLGLKEGEEASLQELYLKRLQELKMDDQEYRGFLEINILRQKLTDALGSDIPEEMEQVNPLVILAADEATARAILARLEAGEDFSELARNESLDQETKEKGGDLGWLPRGLRPELEEEAFSLELGKVSQPISTPQGYYLIKVVGRETRPLDPDALEALKAKVMETWLNEQKQKVVDMLDSRKLAWAVGEAG, encoded by the coding sequence GTGAGCGGGAAGAAAAGAGCAGCCCCAGGCATCCCGAGAGGCTTCAGCCGTCTTGAAAGGGAGAGAGAAAGCCATCGGCTTATCCTTTTCCTCGGCGCTCTTACCATCGCCTCTATCCTGGGGGTGGTGGCCTTTGGATACTATGATTCCCATATCGCCATCCGCACCGAGCCCGTGGCCAGGCTAGAACATCGGGTGCTTACCGCCGGGGAACTGGCCAGGAGGCTCGCCCTGGCCCACCAGCAGGGCCTGGCCACGAACCAGCTCGCCTATTACGCCCCCGCTATCCTGGACGAGATGGTCAATGATGAGTTGGTCAGGGAGGAGGCCAGTCGGCGGGGCCTGGAAGCAAGCCCCGAGGATATAGACCAGGCCCTGCGGGAAAGCCTGGGCCTCAAGGAGGGGGAGGAGGCCAGCCTCCAGGAGCTCTACCTGAAGCGCCTCCAGGAGCTCAAAATGGACGATCAGGAATACAGGGGCTTTCTGGAGATTAACATTCTGCGCCAGAAGCTCACTGATGCCCTTGGCTCTGATATCCCTGAGGAAATGGAACAGGTCAATCCTCTGGTCATCCTGGCAGCGGATGAGGCCACGGCAAGGGCCATCCTGGCCCGCCTGGAGGCGGGAGAGGACTTTTCAGAGCTTGCCAGGAACGAGTCCCTGGACCAGGAAACCAAAGAGAAGGGGGGAGACCTGGGCTGGCTACCCCGGGGCCTCCGGCCCGAGCTGGAGGAGGAGGCCTTTTCGCTGGAGTTGGGAAAGGTGAGCCAGCCAATCTCCACCCCCCAGGGCTATTACCTCATCAAGGTGGTGGGCAGGGAGACCCGCCCCCTGGACCCGGATGCCCTGGAGGCCCTGAAGGCCAAGGTCATGGAAACCTGGCTAAATGAGCAAAAGCAGAAAGTGGTAGATATGCTGGATTCACGAAAGCTTGCCTGGGCGGTGGGGGAGGCCGGGTAA
- a CDS encoding homoserine dehydrogenase, which yields MEIGIGLLGLGVVGSGVARALAEKSQALAQEAGFPLVLRHALVRDPNKPRALSLPRGVLTTRAQDILEDEKVHIVVELTGGEEPAVRYMEEALRRGKYVVTANKEVMAKHGPRLLDLARAHGVEVRFEASVGGGIPLISPFQQDLAANRVSAIHAIINGTTNYILTRMAAEGLEFSLALKQAQALGYAEPDPTNDVEGIDAAYKLAILATLAFKSQVLPQEVYREGISRLSYRDFRYARELGFAIKLLAIAKEHDGKVEARVHPVLLSQEALLAKVEGAFNAVQVEGDLVGQVIFYGLGAGALPTSSAVLSDILNLARKITQGVKPIASPPIGREKPVIPIENLRTRYYLRMTVADRPGVLAQISRVLGDLQISIASVIQKETDERAGVAEIVIMTHTSLEASVREALEQMARLGVVKEVSNFIRVEI from the coding sequence ATGGAGATAGGTATCGGCCTTCTGGGGCTGGGGGTGGTGGGGAGCGGGGTGGCCCGGGCCCTTGCGGAGAAGTCCCAGGCGCTGGCCCAGGAGGCCGGCTTCCCCCTTGTCCTCAGACATGCCCTGGTGAGAGACCCCAACAAGCCCCGCGCCCTTTCGCTTCCTCGTGGCGTCCTTACCACCCGGGCCCAGGACATCCTGGAAGATGAGAAGGTCCACATTGTGGTGGAGCTTACTGGCGGGGAAGAGCCGGCCGTTAGGTATATGGAGGAGGCTCTCAGGCGGGGCAAGTATGTAGTCACGGCCAACAAGGAGGTCATGGCCAAGCATGGCCCCCGCCTTCTGGACTTGGCCCGTGCCCATGGGGTGGAGGTCCGCTTTGAGGCCAGCGTGGGCGGGGGTATCCCCCTCATCTCACCTTTCCAGCAGGACCTGGCAGCCAACCGGGTCAGCGCCATTCACGCTATCATCAACGGCACCACCAACTACATCCTGACCCGCATGGCTGCCGAGGGGCTGGAATTCTCCCTGGCCCTGAAGCAGGCCCAGGCCCTGGGCTATGCCGAGCCCGACCCCACCAACGATGTGGAGGGCATTGATGCCGCCTATAAACTGGCCATCCTGGCCACCCTGGCCTTTAAGAGCCAGGTGTTGCCCCAGGAGGTGTACCGGGAGGGCATCTCCAGGCTTTCCTACAGGGACTTCCGCTATGCCCGAGAGCTGGGCTTTGCCATCAAGCTCCTGGCCATCGCCAAGGAGCATGACGGGAAGGTAGAGGCCCGGGTCCACCCCGTTCTCCTTTCCCAGGAGGCCCTGCTGGCCAAAGTGGAAGGGGCCTTCAACGCTGTCCAGGTGGAGGGAGACCTGGTGGGCCAGGTCATCTTCTACGGCCTGGGTGCAGGGGCCTTGCCCACCTCCAGCGCCGTCCTGTCCGACATCCTGAACCTGGCCAGGAAAATCACCCAGGGGGTCAAGCCCATAGCCAGCCCACCCATCGGGAGAGAGAAGCCCGTCATCCCCATAGAGAACCTGCGCACCCGCTACTATCTCCGGATGACCGTGGCCGACAGGCCCGGGGTGCTGGCCCAGATATCAAGAGTCCTGGGGGACCTCCAGATAAGCATCGCCTCCGTCATACAAAAAGAGACCGATGAGCGGGCGGGGGTGGCGGAGATCGTCATCATGACCCATACTTCTCTCGAGGCCTCGGTGCGCGAGGCCCTCGAGCAGATGGCCCGGCTGGGAGTGGTGAAAGAGGTCTCCAATTTCATCCGGGTGGAGATATGA
- a CDS encoding threonine synthase has product MKQGIILRYKDLLPVIPGTLHFTLGEGDTPLLRSGKLEKELGVGELYFKLEGCNPTGSFKDRGMVIAVAKAMEEGSSALVCASTGNTSASAAAYGSRMGLRVIVLVPQGKIAQGKLAQAVVYGAQVVAIEGSFDDAFCVVQALAKKHPVTLVNSLNPYRLEGQKTAAFEIVDQLGEAPDYLFIPVGNAGNITAYWKGFVEYRRLGKAGKAPRMMGIQAEGAAPIVRGHPIADPQTIASAIRIGNPAHWQNALKAREESGGVIDMVSDEELMGAYRKLGSEEGIFGEPASAASLAGLIKLRERLDLGEKRVVCVITGHGLKDPQAALSLSPTLPHFPPRLDLVERTLGWK; this is encoded by the coding sequence ATGAAGCAGGGCATCATTCTCCGCTATAAGGACCTTCTGCCCGTCATCCCCGGGACTCTCCACTTCACCCTGGGGGAGGGGGACACCCCCCTCCTGCGCTCGGGGAAGCTGGAAAAGGAGCTGGGGGTGGGAGAGCTCTATTTCAAGCTGGAGGGGTGTAACCCCACCGGCTCCTTCAAGGACCGGGGGATGGTCATAGCTGTGGCCAAGGCGATGGAGGAGGGGAGTTCTGCCCTCGTCTGCGCCTCTACGGGCAACACCTCGGCCTCCGCCGCCGCCTATGGAAGCCGGATGGGCTTGAGGGTCATTGTCCTGGTGCCCCAGGGAAAGATAGCCCAGGGCAAGCTGGCCCAGGCCGTCGTCTACGGGGCCCAGGTGGTGGCCATTGAGGGCAGTTTTGATGACGCCTTCTGTGTTGTCCAGGCCCTGGCCAAGAAACACCCCGTCACCCTGGTCAACTCTCTCAACCCCTACCGCCTGGAGGGGCAGAAGACCGCCGCCTTTGAGATTGTGGACCAGCTAGGGGAGGCCCCGGACTATCTCTTTATCCCGGTGGGAAACGCCGGGAACATCACCGCCTACTGGAAGGGCTTTGTGGAATACAGGAGGCTGGGAAAAGCGGGAAAGGCCCCCCGGATGATGGGCATCCAGGCGGAAGGGGCCGCCCCCATTGTGCGGGGCCATCCCATCGCCGACCCCCAGACCATAGCCTCGGCCATCAGAATAGGCAACCCCGCCCACTGGCAAAATGCTCTCAAGGCCAGGGAGGAGTCCGGTGGGGTCATAGATATGGTCAGCGATGAGGAGCTCATGGGGGCCTATCGAAAGCTGGGGAGCGAGGAGGGCATCTTCGGCGAGCCGGCCTCGGCTGCCTCGCTGGCAGGGCTCATAAAGCTCAGGGAGAGACTGGACCTGGGGGAAAAGAGGGTGGTCTGTGTTATCACCGGCCACGGCCTCAAGGACCCCCAGGCGGCCCTTTCCCTTTCCCCCACACTCCCCCATTTCCCCCCGCGCCTGGACCTGGTGGAAAGAACTCTGGGCTGGAAATAG
- a CDS encoding flavin reductase family protein, with protein sequence MSKKTSFDVGKFYQHYPRIAVIVTARSGEKENAMAASWNSPLSMDPPLFGVGISLKRFTYKLILESGEFGVCFVPMEKAKLIAEVGATKGAETDKFKTLKIAREKPVRTSVPLLKDAYLSYECKVEAHYTMGDHEWFVGRILAVHQEEGSLTDKELLDLKRVRPALYLGAEHYVTAAPESLLFIDREPIRKKYGGGPGGGRKES encoded by the coding sequence GTGAGTAAGAAGACCAGCTTTGATGTCGGCAAGTTCTACCAGCACTATCCCCGCATAGCCGTCATCGTTACCGCCCGCTCCGGGGAAAAGGAGAACGCCATGGCCGCGTCCTGGAATAGCCCCCTCTCCATGGACCCTCCCCTCTTCGGGGTGGGTATCTCTCTCAAGCGCTTCACCTATAAGCTTATCCTGGAGAGCGGGGAGTTCGGGGTCTGCTTTGTCCCCATGGAGAAGGCCAAGCTCATCGCCGAGGTGGGGGCCACAAAGGGGGCGGAGACGGACAAGTTCAAGACCCTTAAGATTGCCCGGGAAAAGCCTGTCCGGACCTCGGTCCCCCTCCTCAAGGACGCCTATCTGTCCTACGAATGCAAGGTGGAAGCCCACTACACCATGGGCGACCACGAGTGGTTTGTAGGGAGGATTCTGGCCGTCCATCAGGAGGAGGGGAGCCTGACTGATAAAGAGCTTCTAGACCTGAAGCGGGTAAGGCCGGCCTTGTACCTGGGGGCGGAGCACTATGTTACCGCCGCCCCGGAAAGCCTGCTCTTTATTGACCGCGAGCCTATCCGGAAGAAATATGGGGGAGGACCAGGTGGTGGACGAAAGGAGAGTTGA
- the folE gene encoding GTP cyclohydrolase I FolE: MVDERRVEKAVRELILAIGEDPQREGLKDTPRRVGEMYAELFRGLDVDPKEELTVGFEEDHREMVILRDIPFYSMCEHHLLPFYGVAHVGYIPNENGRVVGASKLARVVDTLARRPQLQERFTRQVADTIVEALVPEGAAVIVEGEHLCMVMRGIKKPGSFIITSAMRGLFRRRAATRAEFLSLLRR; encoded by the coding sequence GTGGTGGACGAAAGGAGAGTTGAGAAGGCTGTCCGAGAGCTTATCCTCGCCATCGGCGAGGACCCCCAGAGGGAGGGGCTGAAGGACACACCCAGGCGGGTGGGGGAGATGTATGCCGAGCTCTTCCGCGGCCTGGATGTGGACCCCAAGGAGGAGCTGACCGTTGGATTTGAGGAGGACCACCGGGAGATGGTCATCCTGCGGGATATTCCCTTCTACTCCATGTGCGAGCACCATCTCCTTCCCTTCTACGGGGTGGCCCATGTGGGCTATATCCCCAATGAGAACGGCCGGGTGGTGGGGGCCTCCAAGCTGGCCCGGGTGGTGGATACCCTGGCCCGCCGCCCCCAGCTCCAGGAGCGCTTCACCCGCCAGGTGGCAGATACCATTGTGGAGGCCCTTGTGCCCGAGGGCGCAGCCGTCATCGTGGAGGGAGAGCACCTGTGTATGGTCATGCGGGGGATAAAGAAGCCGGGTAGCTTCATCATAACCTCAGCCATGAGGGGCCTCTTCCGCCGCCGTGCCGCCACCCGCGCCGAGTTCCTGTCGCTGCTAAGACGCTAG
- a CDS encoding DnaJ domain-containing protein produces the protein MKQEPDYYAVLQVDPQAEREVIQAAYRRLAAKYHPDVAPSPGASERMKLLNAAYEVLSNQEKRQAYDMRRAGSLHGHPASGAPLGRRLPWWLLPVAVVIVAVAFRLSPRLILILGPLLLVLWLVWSRRPSSSS, from the coding sequence GTGAAGCAGGAGCCCGACTACTACGCCGTCCTCCAGGTAGACCCCCAGGCGGAGAGGGAGGTCATCCAGGCAGCCTATCGCCGCCTGGCGGCCAAGTACCACCCGGACGTGGCCCCCTCCCCTGGGGCCTCTGAGAGGATGAAGCTGCTGAACGCTGCCTACGAGGTTCTGTCAAACCAGGAGAAGAGGCAAGCCTACGACATGCGTCGTGCCGGCAGCCTTCATGGACATCCAGCCTCGGGGGCACCCCTGGGGCGGAGGCTACCCTGGTGGCTCCTGCCAGTGGCAGTAGTTATTGTAGCCGTAGCCTTCCGGCTTAGCCCCAGGCTCATCCTCATATTGGGCCCCCTGCTTCTGGTGCTGTGGCTCGTCTGGAGCCGACGGCCTTCCAGTTCTAGTTAG
- a CDS encoding protease modulator HflC gives MTKKTVIVAILVILALVVLRQSLFSVDMTQQALVLQFGRHVRTVTEPGLHFKVPFYQQATTYEKRVLTSDIKPGEYLTLDKKRVVTDPVSRWRIEDPLQFFKTVANEAGALARLEPIVLSELRDELAKYNFVDIVSAQRGPIMDKVSERVRVKATEFGIGVVDVKIKRADLPSEVQASVFDRMKAERGRIALQYRAEGAELAAKVRADADKEATIIAAGAYAESQKLMGEGDGQATAIYAQAFEQDAEFYSFLRTLEAYKNFLAQQTTLVLSSDSELFRYLASSQVPAEKGK, from the coding sequence ATGACAAAAAAAACTGTTATCGTGGCAATCCTTGTAATACTAGCCCTGGTAGTGCTGCGTCAATCGCTCTTTAGCGTGGATATGACGCAGCAGGCTCTTGTCCTTCAGTTCGGAAGGCATGTGAGGACAGTGACGGAGCCCGGGCTGCATTTCAAGGTCCCTTTCTATCAGCAGGCAACAACGTACGAGAAGCGGGTGCTAACAAGTGATATCAAGCCCGGCGAGTATCTCACCCTGGATAAGAAGCGGGTGGTGACGGACCCGGTTTCCCGGTGGCGAATTGAGGACCCTCTCCAGTTCTTCAAGACTGTGGCCAATGAAGCGGGTGCCCTGGCCCGGTTGGAACCTATCGTCCTTTCCGAATTGAGGGATGAGCTGGCCAAATACAATTTTGTCGACATAGTCTCCGCCCAGCGCGGGCCCATAATGGACAAGGTCAGCGAGAGGGTCCGGGTGAAGGCTACCGAGTTCGGTATTGGGGTGGTGGATGTCAAGATAAAGAGGGCTGACCTCCCCAGCGAGGTCCAGGCCAGTGTCTTCGACAGGATGAAGGCCGAGCGTGGGCGCATCGCTCTTCAGTATCGGGCTGAGGGCGCCGAACTGGCAGCCAAGGTGAGGGCTGATGCCGATAAGGAGGCAACCATCATCGCTGCCGGGGCCTATGCCGAGAGCCAAAAGCTGATGGGGGAAGGCGATGGCCAGGCCACCGCCATCTACGCCCAGGCCTTTGAGCAGGATGCGGAGTTCTACAGCTTCCTGAGAACGCTGGAGGCCTACAAGAACTTTCTGGCCCAGCAAACTACCCTGGTGCTCAGCTCCGATTCAGAGCTGTTCAGGTACCTGGCCAGTTCTCAGGTGCCCGCAGAGAAAGGTAAGTGA
- the hflK gene encoding FtsH protease activity modulator HflK, protein MVGLGILIVIWLASGMYTVGPGSQGVVRQFGREVAKTGAGLNYHLPWPIQRATVVDLAEVRRLSIGFQEVRPGQFQEVLGEALMLTKDENIVDVHVIVQYRVLDASQFLFNVRDVPRVVKGATEVALRSAVGNTPIDDVLTERRAEVQDQTKSFLQRLLDDYQSGVAITAVQLQEVDAPREVRDAFHEVVRAREDRERLVREAEGYQADIVPRARGAFEQTVKAAEAYKEQRILRAQGDAEKFLEVLSEYQKAQDVTRQRLYLETLEMLLSGIDKIIIDPEIASNLLPFLPLGAIPGQALPQEGLPQAPPAGEKK, encoded by the coding sequence TTGGTCGGGCTAGGCATCCTGATAGTGATATGGCTGGCCTCTGGGATGTACACGGTAGGGCCAGGCTCCCAGGGCGTGGTGAGGCAGTTTGGCCGAGAGGTGGCCAAGACCGGCGCCGGACTGAATTATCACCTACCCTGGCCAATCCAAAGAGCAACGGTGGTAGACCTGGCCGAGGTAAGGAGATTGAGCATCGGGTTTCAGGAGGTAAGGCCCGGGCAGTTTCAAGAAGTCCTTGGTGAGGCATTGATGCTCACCAAGGACGAGAACATCGTTGATGTGCACGTCATAGTGCAGTACCGGGTGCTGGATGCCTCGCAATTTCTGTTCAATGTGCGGGATGTGCCCAGGGTTGTCAAGGGTGCTACCGAGGTGGCCCTTCGCAGCGCGGTAGGCAATACCCCTATCGACGATGTCCTCACTGAGCGCAGGGCTGAGGTCCAGGACCAGACCAAATCCTTTCTGCAGAGGCTGCTGGACGACTACCAGTCCGGCGTCGCCATAACCGCGGTCCAGCTACAAGAGGTCGATGCCCCCAGGGAGGTTAGGGACGCCTTCCACGAGGTGGTCCGGGCCAGGGAGGACAGAGAGCGGCTCGTCCGCGAGGCCGAAGGCTACCAGGCAGATATAGTGCCCAGGGCCAGAGGGGCGTTCGAACAGACGGTGAAGGCGGCTGAAGCCTACAAGGAGCAGCGTATACTGCGGGCCCAGGGTGATGCCGAGAAATTCCTGGAGGTGCTTAGCGAGTATCAAAAGGCTCAGGATGTAACCAGGCAGCGCCTCTACCTGGAAACCCTGGAAATGCTCCTGTCCGGGATAGACAAGATTATCATCGACCCCGAGATAGCATCCAACCTGTTGCCCTTCTTGCCGCTAGGAGCTATCCCCGGCCAGGCGTTGCCCCAAGAGGGGTTGCCCCAGGCCCCCCCGGCCGGCGAGAAGAAATAG
- a CDS encoding ABC transporter permease: MADLRAVYVIWYREMLRLRRDRVRLMGQLVSPLLFLVVFGVGLTRAMGVFGGGTNFTQFLFPGLLGMTVLLSAFTSGVSVVWEREVGFLKEVLVAPVSRASIVIGKTLGGATLALTQGALMLALAPLLGMRLSVGLVLGLLPLMFLLAASLGAMGVLLASRMRTMEGFFVVNQMVVMPMVFLSGVFFPVGRELPAWLGVVVRINPVAYGVDSVRQHMLGGTIPPLTLFGHPMTIWQDAVVVALFGLLMVTLAIRSFNRAE; encoded by the coding sequence TTGGCTGACCTGAGGGCGGTCTATGTAATCTGGTACCGGGAGATGCTCCGGCTCCGGCGGGACCGGGTCCGGCTCATGGGGCAGCTGGTCTCCCCCCTCCTTTTCCTGGTGGTCTTCGGCGTTGGGCTTACCCGGGCCATGGGGGTGTTTGGGGGGGGCACCAACTTCACCCAGTTCCTATTCCCGGGGCTCCTGGGGATGACGGTCCTCCTCTCGGCCTTCACCTCCGGGGTCTCAGTGGTGTGGGAGAGGGAGGTGGGGTTCCTGAAAGAGGTGCTGGTGGCACCGGTGAGCCGGGCCTCCATAGTCATAGGCAAGACCCTGGGCGGGGCTACCCTGGCGTTGACCCAGGGGGCGTTGATGCTGGCCCTGGCCCCACTTTTGGGCATGAGACTTTCCGTGGGCCTGGTGCTGGGGCTCCTCCCCCTGATGTTCCTTTTGGCGGCGTCTCTGGGGGCGATGGGGGTCCTGCTGGCCAGCCGGATGAGGACCATGGAGGGCTTCTTTGTCGTCAACCAGATGGTCGTGATGCCCATGGTCTTCCTCTCCGGGGTCTTCTTCCCGGTGGGGAGGGAGCTGCCCGCCTGGCTGGGCGTGGTGGTGAGGATAAACCCCGTGGCCTACGGGGTGGACTCCGTGAGGCAGCACATGCTGGGGGGGACAATCCCCCCCCTCACCCTCTTCGGCCACCCCATGACCATCTGGCAGGATGCGGTGGTGGTGGCCCTCTTCGGCCTCCTCATGGTAACCCTGGCCATCCGGTCCTTCAACAGGGCAGAGTAG
- a CDS encoding ATP-binding cassette domain-containing protein has product MATVIEARGLGKRFGDFWAVKGVDLQVEAGEVFGFLGPNGAGKTTTINMLCTLLRPTAGTATVCGYDVVKSPRQVRRCIGLVFQDPSLDDRLTAMDNMEFHAQVYQVPAQVRRQRIEQMLRMVELWERRNSVVRTFSGGMRRRLELARGLLHRPRLLFLDEPTLGLDPQTRARLWEYIHALRKQENITIFLTTHYMDEAENASRIAIIDDGKLVALETPEALKDKLGGDIIRLRTASNEKAAREIGEQFHIQALRDGQELSFEVARGSEFVPALISRLKTPVLSITVRRPTLDDVFLKLTGRDLRDREADATEGMKTWARRARRRGRRG; this is encoded by the coding sequence ATGGCAACGGTAATTGAGGCCCGGGGCCTGGGCAAGCGTTTTGGCGACTTCTGGGCTGTAAAAGGGGTGGACCTTCAAGTAGAAGCTGGGGAGGTGTTTGGCTTTCTTGGCCCCAACGGGGCGGGGAAGACCACCACCATAAATATGCTCTGCACCCTGCTCCGCCCCACCGCGGGGACGGCCACGGTCTGCGGCTATGATGTGGTTAAAAGTCCCCGCCAGGTCCGCCGGTGCATCGGCCTGGTCTTCCAGGACCCCAGCCTGGATGACCGGCTGACGGCTATGGACAATATGGAGTTCCACGCCCAGGTCTATCAGGTCCCTGCCCAGGTGAGGAGGCAGCGGATTGAGCAGATGCTGCGGATGGTGGAGCTCTGGGAGCGGCGGAACAGCGTCGTCCGCACGTTCTCCGGCGGGATGAGGCGGCGGCTGGAGCTGGCCCGGGGCCTCCTCCACCGTCCCCGGCTCCTCTTTCTGGATGAGCCCACCCTGGGCCTGGACCCCCAGACCCGCGCCCGCCTCTGGGAGTATATTCACGCCTTGAGAAAGCAGGAGAATATCACCATCTTCCTCACCACCCACTACATGGACGAGGCGGAGAACGCCAGCCGCATCGCCATCATCGACGACGGGAAGCTGGTGGCCCTGGAGACCCCCGAGGCCTTGAAGGACAAGCTGGGCGGGGACATCATCCGCCTGCGCACCGCCTCCAACGAGAAGGCGGCCCGGGAGATAGGGGAGCAATTCCATATTCAAGCCCTGCGGGATGGGCAAGAGCTTTCCTTTGAGGTGGCCCGGGGCAGCGAGTTCGTCCCGGCCCTCATCTCCCGCCTCAAGACACCTGTCCTCTCCATCACCGTCCGCCGGCCCACCCTGGACGACGTCTTCCTCAAGCTCACCGGGCGGGACCTTAGGGACAGGGAGGCGGATGCCACCGAGGGGATGAAGACATGGGCCCGCCGTGCCCGGAGGCGGGGGCGAAGGGGCTAG
- a CDS encoding phosphatase PAP2 family protein translates to MGAERALFLHINGWAGQNGPLDWALKAVANDYLVPVVLSLFLLWLWFASPGTRRVPLALLAGVGALGLGDGLIKLMNFIYYRPRPFTELPVRLIFYRPLDSSFPSNGTAVAFILATAIFLGNRKTGVIALAIASLYGFSRVYVGIHYPLDVLGGAVIGILTSYGVYRLLPILEPLPSWLLRLGRRLYLA, encoded by the coding sequence ATGGGAGCTGAGCGGGCCCTTTTCCTTCACATAAACGGCTGGGCTGGGCAAAACGGGCCCCTGGACTGGGCGCTCAAAGCGGTGGCCAATGACTACCTGGTGCCGGTGGTCCTTTCTCTCTTTTTGCTCTGGCTCTGGTTCGCCAGCCCGGGCACAAGAAGGGTCCCGCTGGCCCTCCTGGCAGGGGTGGGAGCACTGGGTCTGGGCGACGGCCTCATAAAGCTGATGAACTTCATCTATTACCGGCCCCGCCCTTTCACCGAGCTCCCCGTCAGGCTCATTTTCTACCGACCCCTTGACTCCTCCTTTCCCAGCAATGGGACGGCCGTGGCCTTCATCTTGGCCACCGCCATCTTCCTGGGGAACAGGAAAACTGGGGTGATAGCCCTGGCCATTGCCTCCCTCTACGGTTTCTCCCGGGTCTATGTGGGCATCCACTACCCTCTGGATGTCCTGGGGGGGGCGGTCATCGGCATCCTCACCAGTTATGGGGTCTACCGGCTGCTCCCCATCCTGGAGCCCCTCCCCTCCTGGCTCCTGAGGCTGGGGCGGAGGCTCTACCTGGCCTAG
- a CDS encoding branched-chain amino acid transaminase → MPPLAYFKKQFSPISECRISIMTHALHYGTACFEGIRGNWNEEEKQVFLFRARDHYDRFHKSCRIMKLKLPFSVDELCELTQELVERSGLKEDVYIRPFAYKSSETIGPKLHGLEDDFFLTVNPPPHYLDVEKGIKAGSSSWRRIDDSMVPPRAKVTGIYINSSLAKTEAVENGYDEAIMLNVDGHVSEGTGNNILLISGNRVVTPGSTDNILMGITRDTVLRLAKEELGLETEERPVDRSELYIADEVFLTGTLSHLVPVLEIDHRPVGTGKIGPTTRRLMTIYFDIIRGKVPKYREWCLPCYRKLART, encoded by the coding sequence ATGCCGCCTCTGGCTTATTTCAAGAAGCAGTTCTCACCCATTTCCGAGTGCCGCATAAGCATCATGACCCATGCCCTCCACTACGGCACGGCCTGCTTTGAGGGCATCCGCGGCAACTGGAACGAGGAGGAGAAACAGGTCTTCCTCTTCCGGGCCAGGGACCACTATGACCGCTTCCACAAGAGCTGTCGCATTATGAAACTCAAGCTGCCCTTCTCGGTGGATGAGCTCTGCGAGCTCACCCAGGAGCTGGTGGAGAGGAGCGGCCTCAAAGAGGATGTTTACATCCGCCCCTTTGCGTATAAGAGCTCCGAGACCATCGGGCCCAAGCTCCACGGCCTGGAGGACGACTTTTTCCTCACCGTGAACCCCCCTCCCCACTACCTGGATGTGGAGAAGGGGATAAAAGCCGGCAGCTCCAGCTGGCGGCGCATTGATGATTCCATGGTCCCACCCCGGGCCAAGGTCACCGGTATCTACATCAACAGCTCCCTGGCCAAGACCGAGGCGGTAGAAAATGGCTATGACGAGGCCATCATGCTCAATGTGGATGGCCATGTCTCCGAGGGCACGGGGAACAATATCCTCCTTATCTCCGGGAACAGGGTGGTCACCCCCGGCTCTACAGACAATATCCTCATGGGCATCACCCGTGACACCGTCCTCCGGCTGGCCAAGGAGGAACTGGGGCTGGAGACAGAGGAGAGGCCGGTGGACCGGAGCGAGCTCTATATTGCCGACGAGGTCTTCCTCACCGGCACCCTTTCCCATCTGGTACCAGTCCTGGAGATTGACCACCGGCCCGTAGGGACCGGGAAAATAGGCCCCACCACCCGCCGGTTGATGACCATCTACTTTGATATCATCCGGGGCAAAGTTCCCAAGTATAGGGAATGGTGTCTGCCCTGCTACCGAAAGCTGGCCCGCACCTGA
- a CDS encoding cytochrome c produces MALRRWVLSGVVASIVLLGAACGRGTTPTPTPTRMPTPISTPTASPTSAANLTPTPTPTPSSTPNPSPTPTIAPTPTPTPTATPTSTPASSLEEGRRLYSLTCATCHGANGKGIAATGAPPLLGRTKESLLGVMRNPPPLMPPIPPGQLSDADFDKVYQYILTLGAAS; encoded by the coding sequence ATGGCATTGCGGAGATGGGTCCTGTCCGGGGTGGTTGCCAGTATAGTGCTGCTGGGGGCTGCCTGTGGCCGGGGGACCACCCCAACCCCCACGCCTACCCGGATGCCGACTCCTATCTCAACACCTACTGCCAGTCCTACCTCTGCTGCAAACCTCACGCCTACCCCAACGCCTACGCCTTCTTCTACGCCCAACCCGAGTCCGACGCCCACCATTGCTCCAACACCTACCCCTACGCCAACAGCTACCCCCACCTCTACCCCTGCGTCCAGTCTGGAGGAGGGAAGGCGGCTCTATAGCCTAACCTGTGCTACCTGCCATGGAGCCAATGGCAAGGGGATCGCGGCTACCGGTGCCCCTCCCCTGCTGGGGAGAACAAAGGAGTCCCTCCTTGGGGTCATGAGGAACCCCCCTCCCCTCATGCCCCCCATCCCACCTGGACAACTAAGTGATGCGGACTTCGACAAGGTCTACCAGTACATCCTCACCCTGGGGGCGGCCAGTTGA